In a genomic window of Paraburkholderia phenazinium:
- a CDS encoding M24 family metallopeptidase: MPIPLNKPVQAAAKEVLQRLVEYITPESTESSIASTATAMLAERGYSDTWYYDCPAFVLLGSRSKASLSGRVYEPSSEPVGLKNLVTVDLSPRSGDIWGDCARSFYIEEGVARLAPIPSEFRSGYETESRLHQRMRLFVQPDTSFHDLYEFANEQIRLEGFENLDFLGNVGHSICRHRDDRLYIEAGNRRRLGEAGCFTFEPHIGERGGPWGFKHENIYYFDDAGTVIEL; this comes from the coding sequence TTGCCGATCCCATTGAATAAACCGGTTCAAGCCGCGGCCAAAGAGGTATTGCAACGGCTGGTTGAATACATAACACCCGAGTCCACAGAGTCTTCGATCGCATCGACAGCGACCGCGATGCTCGCCGAACGCGGCTATTCGGACACGTGGTATTACGACTGTCCCGCGTTTGTTTTACTGGGTTCTCGCAGCAAGGCTTCGTTGTCGGGGCGAGTGTACGAGCCCAGCAGCGAACCTGTCGGCCTGAAAAATCTTGTGACCGTCGACCTCAGTCCGCGAAGCGGGGATATCTGGGGCGACTGTGCGCGCTCGTTTTACATCGAAGAAGGCGTAGCACGCCTCGCGCCCATCCCTTCGGAGTTCAGATCCGGGTACGAAACCGAAAGCCGTCTACATCAGAGGATGCGTCTGTTTGTCCAGCCGGATACCTCGTTTCACGATCTGTACGAATTCGCCAACGAGCAGATCCGTCTGGAAGGATTCGAGAACCTCGACTTTCTCGGTAACGTGGGCCACAGCATTTGCCGGCACAGAGACGACCGGTTGTATATCGAAGCTGGGAATCGTCGCCGTCTGGGAGAGGCAGGATGTTTCACCTTCGAACCTCATATAGGCGAGCGCGGCGGGCCCTGGGGCTTCAAGCACGAAAACATTTATTACTTTGACGACGCCGGGACTGTGATCGAATTGTAA
- a CDS encoding VOC family protein: MFDHVKFGVSDYAASKAFFVKALEPIGVAVIAEGVPTYGVELSPPGKASLCLYQSEEKPAHLHLAFTAENRQQVDAFYRAALETGGKDNGAPGLRPHYHANYYAAFVIGPDGHNIEVVCHQPEA, translated from the coding sequence ATGTTCGACCACGTCAAATTCGGAGTCAGCGACTATGCAGCGAGCAAAGCGTTCTTCGTCAAGGCACTCGAACCGATCGGCGTAGCGGTGATCGCGGAGGGGGTGCCGACGTACGGTGTCGAGCTTAGCCCGCCGGGTAAGGCTTCATTGTGCCTGTATCAGAGTGAGGAGAAGCCGGCGCATCTTCACCTGGCGTTCACTGCCGAGAATCGCCAGCAAGTCGACGCTTTTTATCGCGCAGCGCTGGAAACGGGCGGCAAAGACAATGGTGCGCCGGGTCTGCGCCCGCATTACCACGCGAACTACTATGCCGCTTTTGTCATTGGTCCGGACGGGCACAACATCGAAGTGGTCTGCCATCAACCCGAGGCCTGA